From a region of the Georgenia yuyongxinii genome:
- a CDS encoding Ppx/GppA phosphatase family protein: MTRVAAIDCGTNSIRLLIADVGAGAGGAPRLTDVVRRMEIVRLGQGVDRSGRLDPVALARTLDAAREYARVCEQHGVERIRFVATSATRDAENRQDFVDGVRAALGVEPEVVSGAEEAALSFAGAASVLDPSAHPGPYLVVDIGGGSTELVLGQRQPHAAWSMDVGCVRLTERHLHGDPPTAAEEEAARADVRTMLDAAGAQVPLGAARTLIGLAGSVTTVTAHALDLPAYDPAAIDGATLSVADALASCRALLHATRAERAAMGFMHPGRVDVIGAGALVWSEVVTRVREEVAAQGGALTTVVTSEHDILDGIALSIGAGAPTGD, encoded by the coding sequence GTGACTCGGGTAGCTGCCATCGACTGTGGGACCAACTCCATCCGCCTGCTCATCGCCGACGTCGGCGCCGGCGCGGGCGGTGCCCCGCGGCTGACCGACGTCGTGCGCCGCATGGAGATCGTCCGGCTGGGCCAGGGCGTGGACCGGAGCGGCCGGCTGGACCCGGTGGCACTGGCCCGCACGCTCGACGCCGCGCGGGAGTACGCGCGGGTCTGCGAACAGCACGGCGTCGAGCGCATCCGCTTCGTCGCCACCTCCGCCACGCGGGACGCCGAGAACCGCCAGGACTTCGTCGACGGCGTCCGCGCCGCCCTCGGCGTCGAGCCCGAGGTGGTGTCCGGTGCGGAGGAGGCGGCCCTGAGCTTCGCCGGTGCGGCGAGCGTTCTCGACCCGAGTGCCCATCCGGGCCCGTACCTGGTGGTCGACATCGGAGGGGGCTCCACCGAGCTCGTGCTGGGCCAGCGCCAGCCGCACGCCGCGTGGTCGATGGACGTCGGGTGCGTGCGCCTGACCGAGCGGCACCTTCACGGCGACCCGCCCACCGCGGCCGAGGAGGAGGCCGCGCGCGCCGACGTGCGCACCATGCTCGACGCCGCCGGCGCGCAGGTCCCGCTCGGCGCCGCTCGCACCCTGATCGGGCTGGCCGGCTCGGTCACCACCGTCACCGCGCACGCGCTCGACCTGCCGGCCTACGACCCCGCTGCCATCGACGGCGCCACCCTCTCCGTGGCCGATGCGCTGGCCTCGTGCCGGGCGTTGCTGCACGCCACCCGCGCCGAGCGGGCCGCCATGGGGTTCATGCACCCCGGGCGGGTCGACGTCATCGGCGCGGGCGCGCTCGTGTGGTCCGAGGTGGTCACCCGGGTGCGTGAAGAGGTCGCCGCCCAGGGCGGTGCCCTGACCACCGTCGTGACCAGCGAGCACGACATCCTCGACGGCATCGCCCTGTCGATCGGCGCCGGGGCGCCCACAGGCGACTGA
- a CDS encoding NAD(P)/FAD-dependent oxidoreductase, which yields MASILRSLAVTTTAAALAGAGAYAAKTLAARSEENLRPVQSTRTPRILVAGGGYIGLYTATTLRKQLGRADAEIAVVDPRPYMTYQPFLPEAAAGSIEPRHVVTSLRRELRGATVITGNITEIRHAERKAVIKPLTDDPAYEVTYDHLVVGLGSIARTLPIPGLKENAIGFKHIEEATVLRNRVLNKLATAASTWDADERKRMLTFVFVGGGFAGIEAIGEVEDMARAATKEYDSIEPEDLRFVIVEGAGRILPELGEELGGYAIEQLRERGVEIHLNTFLNSCVDGKIELSDGTSFDADTIVWTAGVKPNPVLANTDLPLDERGRVRTDATLRVVNEDGSVVDGAWAAGDNAGVPDLTKGPGATTAPTAQHAVRQGKHLGKNLALVLRGEEPAEYRHEDIGTVASLGLYKGVAQIKGIKFRGPLAWFMHRSYHVLAMPSMERKVRILVDWTEALFFRRELVSLSALQNPRAAWEAAAASGKKPAPGPGDAAPALAGGKQPSGKQ from the coding sequence ATGGCTTCCATCCTCCGCTCCCTCGCCGTGACCACGACCGCGGCCGCCCTGGCCGGTGCCGGCGCCTACGCGGCGAAGACCCTCGCGGCCCGATCGGAGGAGAACCTGCGGCCGGTGCAGTCCACCCGCACCCCGCGCATCCTCGTCGCCGGTGGCGGGTACATCGGCCTCTACACCGCCACCACGCTGCGCAAGCAGCTGGGCCGGGCCGACGCGGAGATCGCCGTCGTGGACCCGCGGCCGTACATGACCTACCAGCCGTTCCTGCCCGAGGCCGCCGCCGGGTCCATCGAGCCGCGCCACGTGGTGACCTCGCTGCGCCGGGAGCTGCGCGGCGCCACCGTCATCACCGGCAACATCACCGAGATCCGGCACGCAGAGCGCAAGGCCGTCATCAAGCCCCTCACCGACGACCCGGCCTACGAGGTCACCTACGACCACCTCGTCGTCGGTCTGGGCTCCATCGCCCGCACCCTGCCGATCCCGGGTCTGAAAGAGAACGCCATCGGCTTCAAGCACATCGAGGAAGCCACGGTGCTGCGCAACCGGGTCCTCAACAAGCTGGCGACGGCGGCCTCCACCTGGGACGCCGACGAGCGCAAACGGATGCTCACCTTCGTCTTCGTGGGCGGGGGCTTCGCGGGCATCGAGGCGATCGGCGAGGTCGAGGACATGGCTCGCGCCGCCACCAAGGAGTACGACTCCATCGAGCCCGAGGACCTGCGCTTCGTCATCGTCGAGGGCGCCGGGCGTATCCTGCCCGAGCTCGGCGAGGAGCTGGGCGGGTATGCCATCGAGCAGCTGCGCGAGCGCGGCGTGGAGATCCACCTGAACACGTTCCTCAACTCGTGCGTGGACGGCAAGATCGAGCTCTCCGACGGCACGTCCTTCGACGCGGACACGATCGTGTGGACCGCCGGCGTCAAGCCCAACCCGGTCCTGGCCAACACGGACCTGCCGCTCGACGAGCGCGGGCGCGTACGCACGGACGCCACCCTGCGCGTGGTCAACGAGGACGGTTCCGTGGTCGACGGGGCCTGGGCCGCCGGGGACAACGCCGGAGTGCCCGACCTGACCAAGGGCCCAGGTGCCACCACCGCCCCCACCGCCCAGCACGCCGTCCGCCAGGGCAAGCACCTTGGCAAGAACCTCGCGCTCGTGCTGCGAGGCGAGGAGCCGGCGGAGTACCGGCACGAGGACATCGGCACGGTCGCCTCGCTCGGCCTGTACAAGGGCGTCGCGCAGATCAAGGGCATCAAGTTCCGCGGCCCGCTCGCATGGTTCATGCACCGCAGCTACCACGTGCTGGCCATGCCCTCGATGGAGCGCAAGGTCCGCATCCTCGTCGACTGGACAGAGGCGCTGTTCTTCCGCCGCGAGCTGGTCTCCCTCTCCGCGCTGCAGAACCCGCGCGCGGCCTGGGAGGCTGCCGCCGCGTCGGGCAAGAAGCCCGCGCCCGGCCCGGGGGACGCGGCCCCGGCCCTCGCCGGCGGCAAGCAGCCTTCCGGCAAGCAGTAA
- a CDS encoding response regulator, whose protein sequence is MTESTVVGAGTSSGATTAIRVLLADDQALLRMGFRMVLEAEDGLEVVGEAADGASAVQMAGALRPDVVLMDVRMPGMNGLEATEQIVKAHPDSRVLILTTFDVDEYAFDGLRAGASGFLLKDTRPADLVQAIRTVASGDAVVSPRVTRRMLELFGSHLPTGAGGEGAPGGPDPRLARLTARELEVLTLVAEGLSNAEIAGRLFVSETTVKTHVGNVLGKLDLRDRVQAVVLAYETGLVRPG, encoded by the coding sequence ATGACCGAGAGCACCGTGGTGGGAGCCGGCACCAGTAGTGGAGCGACCACCGCCATCCGGGTGCTGCTCGCGGACGACCAGGCGCTGCTGCGCATGGGCTTCCGCATGGTGCTCGAGGCCGAGGACGGCCTCGAGGTGGTCGGCGAGGCGGCCGACGGCGCGAGCGCGGTCCAGATGGCGGGCGCGCTGCGCCCCGACGTGGTGCTCATGGACGTGCGCATGCCCGGCATGAACGGGCTCGAGGCCACCGAGCAGATCGTCAAGGCCCACCCGGACAGCCGCGTCCTCATCCTCACCACGTTCGACGTCGACGAGTACGCCTTCGACGGCCTGCGGGCCGGGGCGAGCGGGTTCCTGCTCAAGGACACCCGGCCGGCCGACCTGGTGCAGGCGATCCGGACCGTGGCGAGCGGCGACGCCGTCGTCTCTCCCCGCGTCACTCGCCGCATGCTCGAGCTCTTCGGCTCGCACCTGCCCACCGGAGCCGGCGGCGAGGGCGCACCAGGTGGACCGGACCCCAGGCTGGCGCGACTGACCGCCCGGGAGCTGGAGGTCCTCACGCTGGTGGCCGAGGGACTGTCCAACGCCGAGATCGCCGGCCGGCTGTTCGTCTCGGAGACCACCGTCAAGACGCACGTGGGCAACGTGCTCGGCAAGCTCGACCTGCGCGACCGGGTCCAGGCCGTCGTGCTCGCCTACGAGACCGGGTTGGTTCGGCCGGGCTGA
- a CDS encoding sensor histidine kinase has translation MLTGRSRRRASQVLPAAHDGVVVPDGPLIPGGVVVPDGAVVPDPVVLRTGPITRLLRRHPWWLDGLIAAVYVLLSVGDFLVERHLGMVRPPSGLILTAAFTVLVLLRRHIPVIGITVVGLAVPLHRLLVLGTARDPAPGDIFSGNVQLEVGTTSVAGYDLLTLALLLYAVAAYRNRTVTWLTFSGVGAAVAAAIFVFADQRSWLGELLGCTGVLLVATLIGLQVRSRRTRLFELEERARQLALERDQREQIAVSTERTRIAREMHDVVAHSIAVMITLAEGASAAMERRPEQARLALDELADTGRRALADTRRMVGVLREDHPPAVPSTAATADPLAPQPGAHDVADLVQRFRVTGLPVRLAESGPPLPGDTGLQLAVYRIVQECLTNVLRYARLSPRIDVTIARTPRSVGIVVDNDAGSAGTAVQGGGKGLIGMRERAAVYGGTVEAGPTETGWRVRAQLRWDEETR, from the coding sequence ATGCTCACCGGCCGGTCCCGCCGTCGTGCGTCCCAGGTTCTCCCTGCGGCGCACGACGGCGTCGTCGTGCCCGACGGTCCGCTCATCCCTGGCGGCGTCGTCGTGCCCGACGGCGCGGTCGTCCCCGACCCGGTCGTCCTGCGCACCGGGCCGATCACCCGGCTGCTGCGCCGCCACCCGTGGTGGCTGGACGGCCTGATCGCCGCCGTCTACGTCCTGTTGTCCGTCGGGGACTTCCTCGTCGAGCGGCACCTGGGGATGGTCCGGCCGCCGAGCGGCCTGATCCTCACCGCCGCGTTCACCGTCCTCGTGCTGCTGCGTCGGCACATCCCGGTCATCGGGATCACGGTGGTGGGCCTCGCCGTGCCGCTGCACCGGCTCCTCGTCCTGGGCACCGCGCGCGACCCGGCACCGGGGGACATCTTCTCCGGCAACGTCCAGCTCGAGGTCGGCACGACCTCGGTCGCCGGTTACGACCTGCTGACCCTGGCGCTGCTGCTCTACGCCGTCGCCGCCTACCGGAACCGGACCGTCACCTGGCTCACGTTCAGCGGCGTCGGCGCCGCGGTGGCCGCGGCGATCTTCGTGTTCGCCGACCAGCGCTCGTGGCTGGGTGAGCTCTTGGGCTGCACCGGTGTGCTCCTGGTCGCCACCCTGATCGGGCTGCAGGTCCGCTCACGGCGCACCCGGCTGTTCGAGCTCGAAGAACGCGCCCGCCAGCTCGCCCTGGAGCGCGACCAGCGTGAGCAGATCGCGGTGAGCACCGAGCGCACCCGCATCGCCCGCGAGATGCACGATGTCGTCGCGCACTCCATCGCGGTGATGATCACCCTTGCCGAAGGTGCCTCCGCGGCCATGGAACGCCGACCCGAGCAGGCCCGCCTGGCCCTGGACGAGCTCGCCGACACCGGCCGCCGCGCCCTCGCCGACACCCGCCGCATGGTCGGGGTGCTCCGCGAGGACCACCCCCCCGCCGTCCCCTCGACCGCCGCGACCGCCGACCCCCTGGCACCCCAGCCAGGCGCGCACGACGTCGCCGACCTGGTGCAGCGGTTCCGGGTGACGGGCCTGCCGGTCCGGCTGGCCGAGTCCGGCCCGCCGCTGCCCGGCGACACCGGGCTGCAGCTTGCGGTGTACCGCATCGTGCAGGAGTGCCTGACGAATGTGCTGCGCTACGCCCGGCTGTCGCCGCGCATCGACGTCACCATCGCCAGGACGCCCCGATCCGTGGGCATCGTGGTGGACAATGACGCCGGAAGCGCCGGCACCGCCGTCCAGGGCGGCGGGAAGGGGCTGATCGGGATGCGTGAACGCGCGGCCGTGTACGGCGGCACCGTTGAGGCCGGGCCGACGGAGACCGGCTGGCGGGTGCGCGCGCAGCTGCGATGGGACGAGGAGACGAGATGA
- a CDS encoding ABC transporter permease subunit has product MSTVTATPSVTRERPAHSPVRARLSFPGVMRGEWIKLLSLRSTWWTLGITVVLMTLVSLGQAASIQFMMEEPEGAAFVGGMHGAEVATAGYQFGMVTIAVLGALLITGEYSTGMIRSTLAAVPTRLPVLAAKAIALVVLTLVVTAVGLALSYLVTMPFLSDFDLVPALDDTQTWQVVGGIAYFLIAAGLFALAMGTLLRSTAGAVTVSLTVLLLLPGILQFITLDWVQDIVTYLPLPAAMAFTTVSEAFSGEGGLSPWTGFAVVTAWAVVPMIAAAVTLRRRDA; this is encoded by the coding sequence ATGAGTACCGTCACCGCCACCCCGTCCGTCACCCGCGAGCGGCCCGCGCACAGCCCGGTGCGCGCCCGTCTGTCCTTCCCCGGCGTCATGCGCGGGGAGTGGATCAAGCTGCTCTCCCTGCGCTCCACCTGGTGGACCCTGGGCATCACGGTCGTCCTCATGACGCTCGTCTCGCTGGGCCAGGCCGCCTCCATCCAGTTCATGATGGAGGAGCCGGAGGGCGCGGCCTTCGTCGGCGGCATGCATGGCGCCGAGGTCGCCACCGCCGGGTACCAGTTCGGCATGGTCACCATCGCCGTCCTTGGGGCCCTGCTGATCACCGGGGAGTACTCCACCGGCATGATCCGCTCGACCTTGGCCGCCGTGCCCACCCGCCTGCCGGTGCTGGCCGCGAAGGCCATCGCCCTGGTCGTGCTCACTCTCGTCGTCACCGCGGTCGGCCTGGCGCTGTCCTACCTGGTCACCATGCCGTTCCTGAGCGACTTCGACCTCGTCCCTGCCCTGGACGACACCCAGACCTGGCAGGTCGTCGGCGGCATCGCCTACTTCCTCATCGCGGCCGGTCTCTTCGCGCTCGCCATGGGCACCCTGCTGCGCTCGACCGCCGGGGCGGTGACCGTCTCCCTGACCGTCCTGCTCCTGCTGCCCGGCATCCTGCAGTTCATCACCCTGGACTGGGTCCAGGACATCGTCACCTACCTCCCCCTGCCCGCAGCCATGGCGTTCACCACCGTGAGCGAGGCGTTCAGCGGCGAGGGCGGCCTCTCCCCCTGGACCGGCTTCGCCGTGGTGACCGCCTGGGCCGTCGTGCCGATGATCGCCGCCGCGGTGACGCTGCGCCGTCGGGACGCCTGA
- a CDS encoding ABC transporter ATP-binding protein: MIEAHNLTKRYGDKTAVAGISFTIEPGTVTGFLGPNGAGKSTTMRMIMGLDRPTAGRVTVNGKPYAQHRSPLSEVGALLDAKAAHPGRSARSHLRTMAATHGISPKRVDEVIEMTGLAGVASKRVGGFSLGMGQRLGIASAMLGDPRTLILDEPVNGLDPEGVKWVRNLVRYLASEGRTVFLSSHLMSEMAQTADLLLVIGKGRIITSGPVQDVIDGVAGTTVRVRSPRAADLADMLQRAGASVSSAEAGVLDLRGVTAEQVGETAAANGIVLHELSPQRASLEEAYMTLTQDAVEYRSENSVALEAETR; this comes from the coding sequence ATGATCGAGGCCCACAACCTCACCAAGCGGTACGGCGACAAGACCGCCGTCGCCGGCATCAGCTTCACCATCGAGCCCGGCACCGTCACCGGCTTCCTCGGCCCGAACGGCGCCGGAAAATCCACCACCATGCGCATGATCATGGGGCTGGACCGCCCGACGGCGGGCCGGGTGACCGTCAACGGCAAGCCCTACGCCCAGCACCGCTCCCCGCTCAGCGAGGTCGGCGCCCTCCTCGACGCCAAGGCCGCGCACCCGGGCCGCTCCGCCCGCTCGCACCTGCGCACCATGGCAGCCACCCACGGCATCTCCCCCAAGCGAGTCGACGAGGTCATCGAGATGACCGGCCTGGCCGGCGTCGCGAGCAAGCGGGTGGGCGGCTTCTCCCTCGGCATGGGCCAGCGCCTCGGCATCGCCTCGGCCATGCTGGGCGACCCCCGCACACTCATCCTCGACGAGCCGGTCAACGGCCTAGACCCCGAGGGCGTGAAGTGGGTCCGCAACCTCGTCCGCTACCTGGCGAGCGAGGGCCGCACCGTCTTCCTCTCCTCCCACCTCATGAGCGAGATGGCCCAGACCGCCGACCTGCTCCTGGTGATCGGCAAGGGCCGGATCATCACCTCCGGCCCCGTCCAGGACGTGATCGACGGCGTCGCCGGCACCACGGTGCGGGTGCGCTCCCCGCGGGCGGCCGACCTGGCCGACATGCTCCAGCGTGCCGGCGCCTCGGTGAGCTCCGCCGAGGCCGGCGTCCTCGATCTGCGCGGCGTCACCGCCGAGCAGGTCGGCGAGACGGCCGCCGCGAACGGCATCGTCCTGCACGAGCTCAGCCCCCAGCGCGCCAGCCTCGAAGAGGCCTACATGACCCTGACCCAGGACGCGGTCGAGTACCGGTCCGAGAACTCCGTCGCCCTGGAGGCCGAGACCCGATGA
- a CDS encoding Bax inhibitor-1/YccA family protein: MSNPVFENSPVFGERAKRTPKGYPTYPGYTPGPSGPTGTTYAQPGTTPPMQPGLGQQGYAQPGYGQQGYGQPGRIDDLEQAYRGPAAAPADTGRMTYDDVIIKTGLVIGVIVAAAFLNGLVLGANTLLTFGGAIVGLVLGLVNAFKREPSPALIMAYAVAEGFFLGGISAVFEATWEGIILQAVLGTMATFIAALLLFKSGTVRVTPKLTRFVLIALVGYALFSVINVVLMITGVSDDPWGLRTGVTIMGIPLGVLLGLFAVGLAAICLIMDFDAIKRGVEQGVPGRFAWTAAFGIAVTLVWLYIEFLRLLAILRGSD; encoded by the coding sequence GTGAGCAATCCCGTCTTCGAGAACAGCCCGGTCTTCGGCGAGCGCGCCAAGCGCACGCCGAAGGGCTACCCGACCTACCCGGGGTACACCCCCGGTCCGTCCGGCCCGACCGGGACCACCTACGCCCAGCCCGGGACCACCCCGCCCATGCAGCCCGGCCTCGGGCAGCAGGGCTACGCGCAGCCTGGCTATGGGCAGCAGGGTTACGGCCAGCCTGGCCGCATCGACGACCTCGAGCAGGCCTACCGCGGCCCGGCCGCCGCCCCGGCCGACACCGGCCGCATGACGTACGACGACGTCATCATCAAGACCGGCCTCGTCATCGGGGTGATCGTCGCCGCGGCCTTCCTCAACGGCTTGGTGCTCGGCGCGAACACGCTGCTGACGTTCGGCGGCGCGATCGTCGGGCTCGTGCTCGGCCTGGTCAACGCGTTCAAGCGGGAGCCCAGCCCGGCGCTGATCATGGCCTACGCCGTCGCCGAGGGGTTCTTCCTCGGTGGCATCTCCGCGGTCTTCGAGGCCACCTGGGAGGGCATCATCCTCCAGGCGGTGCTCGGCACCATGGCCACGTTCATCGCCGCGCTCCTCCTCTTCAAGTCCGGCACCGTCCGCGTGACGCCCAAGCTGACCCGGTTCGTGCTGATCGCCCTCGTCGGCTACGCGCTGTTCTCGGTGATCAACGTGGTGCTCATGATCACCGGCGTCTCGGACGACCCCTGGGGCCTGCGCACCGGCGTGACCATCATGGGGATCCCGCTGGGCGTGCTGCTCGGCCTCTTCGCCGTCGGGCTCGCCGCGATCTGCCTGATCATGGACTTCGACGCCATCAAGCGCGGCGTGGAGCAGGGCGTGCCCGGCCGCTTCGCCTGGACGGCCGCCTTCGGCATCGCGGTCACGCTCGTCTGGCTCTATATCGAGTTCCTGCGCCTGCTCGCGATCCTGCGCGGCAGCGACTGA